A region of the Burkholderia savannae genome:
CGCTTGTACGACGAATTCCAGATGGATTACCTGCCGCCGCACGAATGACGCGGCGCGGTTGCGTCATGCGTTGCGAGCGCGCGCGAGGAGCGGGCCGTCGGGACGGCGGCGAATGCCGCGAGGGCGCGCGGTGCGCCGCGCGTTCGCGTTCTTCATCGGTTAGCCTAACGAACCGTTTCGCCGTGACCTAGAATCCAACCATCACTTCGTTCGATGCGCGTCATCGTCGTTTCCGAAGCGATTGCCCCGGGGGAAGATCGATCGTCAGGTTGGCTTCAGATCACATGCGAGGAGGGCGTCATGGCTCGCAAATACATCGATTGCCGGGAGTTTCCGAGCGAAATGCACTGCACCGTCGCGCTGTCCGCCGATTCGGATGACGAATTGATGGAGGCCGCCGTGCAGCACGCGGTCACGGTTCATCGTCATACCGATTCGCCGGAATTGCGCGCGCAGCTGAAGACGCTTTTTCACGACGGCACGCCGCCCGTCGACGCGCCGCGTCAAGCGTAGCGCCGACGGAACGGCCGATGCGTGTCGGTGTTGCATCGGCCGGCGGGTGCGTGTGTCGAGCCCGCCCGGGCCGCGCGCTCCAATCCGCCGCCGTGCCGGTGAGCCGGCGGCGGATGCGCGCTTGCGCCCGGACGCGGCGGCACGTACCGCACGGCCGCGCGGCGTGCGGTCCTTTTTCGTCTTTTTCTCTTGCCGAAGCTTGCCGCGTCACGCGGCCGATTCGGCGCGCTTCATCGCCGCGACGAGCGCGTTGAATCCGGCCCAGCCCCAGTAGACCCGGTGGCGCGCGATGCGCCCGCCGGCGACGTCGATCGATTCGATCAGGTCGATCTGATCGCCTTGCGGCGTTTCGCGGGGATATTCCCAGATCAATTGCCGGCCGTTCGTGAAGAACGTATCGGTGCGGTGCCAGCGTGCAAGCTCGTTCGGCAGTTGCCGGAATCCCGCTTCGAAGAACGCGCGGATCGCCGCGCTGCCCTGAAGCACTCCGTCGGGGCGCTCGCGCAGCACGGCGACGATCAGCGGCGTCTCGAGTATCGCGTCGGGCGCGTAGAGCGCCATCAGCGCGTCGAGGTCGCGGCGCACGACGGCGTCGTGCCATGCGGCGTGGATGTGTCGGATCTCTGCAGGCGTCGTGTCGGTCATTTCGGGCTCCTTGGCGAAAGCGGCGACGGGAAGGTTCGTCAAGCGTAGCCGCGCCGGCGCGCCGGATGTTTCGACGCGCATCGAAGCGTCGGCGGCCGGGCGGTGCTATCTTCGTCGACACCGCTCGATTCGACGGA
Encoded here:
- a CDS encoding nuclear transport factor 2 family protein, producing the protein MTDTTPAEIRHIHAAWHDAVVRRDLDALMALYAPDAILETPLIVAVLRERPDGVLQGSAAIRAFFEAGFRQLPNELARWHRTDTFFTNGRQLIWEYPRETPQGDQIDLIESIDVAGGRIARHRVYWGWAGFNALVAAMKRAESAA
- a CDS encoding DUF1059 domain-containing protein, whose product is MARKYIDCREFPSEMHCTVALSADSDDELMEAAVQHAVTVHRHTDSPELRAQLKTLFHDGTPPVDAPRQA